One window of Chamaesiphon minutus PCC 6605 genomic DNA carries:
- a CDS encoding FAD-binding domain-containing protein — MHLLWFRRDLRLTDNEIVTLATADNAPVLPFFIIDPWFYTWADIGTARVRFLFESLIDLDRQLQELGSRLVLFEGNSTTVIQNLTTQLIDRGQRPKLFFNRDVQVEYGISRDRAIVDFYRELNLDCHLGLNNFLQTRDNRQEWFEQYYTYQRQSQYQPPHRLDLPTLEIDIPQLTFPELNQKYSRFWDVEKVYFPGGETNAHKTLDSFLASRFHGYHWKLSRPWLAQIGATSHLSPHLTFGTISTRTVYQATKARVAELAGKEKAEFSLKAFRDRLRWHDSFTQRLYFHPEIAYQNRYPEFDTWYQPDALSLNQLELFQAWQEGMTGFPLIDASMRQLLTMGWMNFRMRAMCATFLTINCGVSWQHGAKHFMNYLVDGDLAIDNWQWQMQAGVTNPLSETFRIYNPNKNIAEKDPDLSFIYHWIPELQGYSLEEVSKGQYADSYYPQPILDWAQTRKVNGKIVSDLRKQVRARLVAQGGTEYDSAIAAKETVEKYWQHKNKEYKKISAGSG, encoded by the coding sequence ATGCACCTGCTCTGGTTTCGCCGCGACTTACGATTGACTGACAATGAGATCGTCACCCTAGCGACTGCCGACAATGCCCCAGTTTTACCCTTTTTCATCATCGATCCGTGGTTTTATACCTGGGCGGATATTGGCACAGCTAGAGTCAGATTTTTGTTTGAGTCCTTAATAGACTTAGATCGCCAATTGCAAGAGTTAGGTAGTCGGTTGGTTTTATTTGAGGGCAACTCCACCACCGTTATCCAAAACCTCACCACACAGCTCATCGATCGAGGACAGCGACCCAAACTGTTCTTCAATCGCGATGTCCAAGTAGAATATGGGATTAGTCGCGATCGAGCCATTGTGGACTTCTATCGGGAATTAAATCTCGATTGCCATCTAGGGTTAAACAACTTTCTGCAAACACGAGATAACCGCCAGGAATGGTTTGAACAGTACTATACTTATCAACGCCAATCTCAATACCAGCCACCGCACAGGCTCGATTTGCCCACGTTAGAGATCGACATTCCACAACTGACTTTTCCAGAACTCAACCAAAAATACTCACGGTTTTGGGATGTCGAAAAAGTCTATTTTCCTGGTGGAGAAACAAATGCCCACAAAACGTTAGACTCATTCCTTGCCAGTAGATTTCACGGCTATCATTGGAAACTATCACGTCCGTGGTTGGCGCAAATTGGGGCAACTTCCCACCTCTCGCCACATCTGACTTTTGGGACGATTTCGACGCGGACTGTTTACCAAGCAACCAAAGCTAGAGTGGCCGAACTTGCAGGTAAAGAAAAAGCTGAGTTTTCGCTCAAAGCTTTTCGCGACAGGTTGCGGTGGCATGATAGTTTTACCCAACGTCTTTACTTCCACCCAGAAATAGCATATCAAAATCGCTATCCTGAATTCGATACTTGGTACCAGCCAGACGCGCTCAGCCTCAATCAGCTCGAATTATTCCAAGCTTGGCAAGAGGGGATGACGGGTTTTCCCCTCATCGATGCAAGTATGCGGCAGCTTCTAACCATGGGCTGGATGAACTTTCGGATGCGGGCGATGTGCGCCACCTTTTTGACGATTAATTGTGGTGTATCTTGGCAGCATGGAGCCAAACACTTTATGAACTATTTAGTCGATGGAGATCTGGCGATCGACAATTGGCAATGGCAGATGCAGGCTGGTGTCACCAATCCTCTGAGCGAAACGTTTCGGATCTATAACCCCAACAAAAACATCGCCGAAAAAGATCCCGATTTGAGTTTTATTTACCACTGGATTCCAGAATTACAGGGATATAGTCTCGAAGAGGTTAGTAAAGGTCAATATGCGGATAGTTATTATCCCCAGCCAATTCTCGATTGGGCGCAGACGCGCAAAGTTAATGGCAAGATTGTTTCAGACCTTCGGAAACAAGTCCGAGCTAGATTGGTCGCTCAGGGTGGTACTGAATATGACAGTGCAATCGCGGCCAAGGAAACTGTGGAAAAATACTGGCAACATAAGAATAAAGAATACAAAAAAATCTCAGCGGGATCGGGTTAG
- a CDS encoding ABC transporter ATP-binding protein has translation MASYRDIIGYFRGYGKLAAISIAASSLFEVADLTVPYAIGQILNVLSKQPLDAPLVALISAIATSFNLPGSPELSLVTLLAIVFVVSVVRAPIQPWIGSWFHWAIPLRARRERADLTIQKILTLPLSFYDENNPGRIAGRVARGLTNHTWTYPEIAGQLIPKLVRVFGIFMTICLLEWRIGIAFAISFIAILAFSLKGLRGIIKREALLDSYMENTESRTSEIITNIKTVKAFAAEESELARQRQRLDRELTVVVYRIHRSYVRLGMWQRTTVQSCIFGVLVMTLLATLRGELSLGHFVTLLTVSSMAYSELEPLSILAEFLARRYASMLRFHEFMHEPVGKDAIDLQSADRSSVAYDFTGKIEFERLSFGYDPERPILHDINLTIEPYQTVALVGKSGSGKSTLVKLLLRYFEPTQGRISIDGTDIKSLAIGPYRSRLAIVHQEVDIFNGTIMDNLRYGNPTAAADIVAAACQMARVDEFIHELPQGYATVVGERGVRLSGGQRQRLGIARALIVNPNVLVFDEATSSLDYESERAIQLAMRSISGTRTMLIIAHRLSTVRDADKIVVLDRGRIAEVGTHDELVKQHGVYAKLHALQESGVLPS, from the coding sequence GTGGCATCTTATCGGGATATTATTGGGTATTTTCGCGGCTATGGGAAGCTCGCGGCTATCAGTATTGCCGCATCGAGTCTGTTTGAGGTGGCAGATTTAACTGTGCCCTATGCGATCGGTCAAATTCTCAATGTCTTGTCCAAGCAACCGCTCGATGCGCCTTTGGTGGCACTAATTAGTGCGATCGCCACCAGCTTCAATCTGCCAGGATCGCCGGAATTATCGCTAGTGACACTGCTGGCGATCGTCTTTGTCGTATCGGTCGTGCGCGCGCCGATTCAGCCCTGGATTGGCAGTTGGTTCCACTGGGCGATTCCGCTGCGCGCTCGGCGCGAGCGTGCCGATCTGACGATTCAAAAAATTCTCACCTTACCTCTATCTTTCTACGATGAAAACAACCCCGGTCGGATTGCCGGACGGGTCGCACGCGGACTGACTAACCACACTTGGACTTATCCAGAAATTGCCGGACAGTTGATTCCGAAGTTAGTGAGGGTCTTCGGCATTTTTATGACTATTTGTCTGCTGGAATGGCGGATTGGGATCGCTTTTGCCATTTCTTTTATCGCTATTTTGGCATTTAGCCTCAAAGGATTGCGGGGCATCATTAAACGCGAAGCACTCCTCGACAGCTATATGGAGAACACCGAAAGCCGCACCTCGGAAATTATTACCAATATCAAAACTGTTAAAGCTTTTGCCGCCGAAGAGAGCGAACTCGCTCGGCAACGGCAACGCTTAGACCGCGAGTTGACGGTCGTAGTCTACCGCATCCATCGGAGTTATGTCCGGTTGGGGATGTGGCAGCGGACGACAGTTCAGAGCTGCATCTTTGGCGTACTGGTGATGACGCTGCTGGCCACCCTGCGCGGCGAACTGTCGTTAGGTCATTTTGTGACGTTGCTGACGGTCTCTAGTATGGCCTATTCCGAGCTAGAACCATTGAGTATCTTGGCGGAGTTTCTGGCGCGTCGCTATGCTTCCATGTTGCGTTTCCATGAGTTTATGCACGAGCCAGTGGGCAAGGATGCGATCGATCTTCAGTCAGCAGATCGATCTTCAGTGGCATACGATTTCACGGGTAAAATTGAGTTCGAGCGGCTGAGTTTTGGTTATGACCCAGAGCGACCGATTCTGCACGATATTAATCTGACGATCGAGCCATATCAAACCGTTGCCCTGGTTGGTAAATCGGGTTCGGGGAAGTCCACGCTCGTCAAGCTATTATTGCGTTACTTCGAGCCAACTCAGGGACGCATCTCGATCGATGGTACAGATATAAAATCGTTAGCAATCGGGCCATACCGTTCGCGCCTCGCGATCGTTCATCAAGAGGTCGATATTTTCAATGGCACGATTATGGACAATCTCCGCTATGGCAATCCTACTGCCGCTGCCGATATAGTCGCGGCAGCCTGTCAAATGGCACGAGTCGATGAATTTATCCACGAGTTACCGCAGGGATATGCCACGGTGGTGGGAGAGCGCGGCGTGCGCCTATCGGGGGGACAGCGACAGCGGCTGGGAATTGCCCGCGCTCTAATTGTCAATCCGAATGTGTTGGTGTTCGATGAAGCTACATCCAGCCTCGATTATGAGTCGGAACGTGCCATTCAGCTCGCCATGCGATCGATTTCGGGCACCAGAACGATGCTAATTATCGCGCACCGACTCAGTACCGTCCGGGATGCTGACAAAATTGTGGTGTTAGATCGCGGTCGCATTGCCGAAGTGGGAACGCACGATGAACTAGTCAAGCAGCATGGTGTTTATGCCAAGCTCCACGCACTGCAAGAATCTGGAGTATTGCCGTCGTAA
- a CDS encoding DUF2281 domain-containing protein has product MVKLNHIQSARSHHEYDSAKRTLRDSPRRGYANESIVQELEKIPEPMQLSVLAFIHSLDASAIPENHHPSELHPRILGLNRGAMKMSDDFDEPLSDELFNWCC; this is encoded by the coding sequence ATGGTAAAATTGAATCATATTCAATCTGCCCGATCGCATCATGAGTACGATTCCGCAAAGCGGACGCTCCGCGATTCTCCACGGAGAGGCTACGCCAACGAATCGATAGTCCAGGAACTAGAGAAAATCCCCGAACCAATGCAACTAAGCGTCCTAGCATTTATTCACTCCCTTGACGCATCAGCCATCCCTGAGAATCATCATCCTTCAGAACTACATCCAAGAATTTTGGGGCTAAATCGCGGTGCAATGAAAATGAGCGATGATTTTGATGAACCACTATCAGATGAATTATTTAATTGGTGCTGCTGA
- a CDS encoding type II toxin-antitoxin system PemK/MazF family toxin: MHINPNRGDVWLVDLGSVAKVRPCLVVSIPALDRDRALTTLIPHTTSSRGSRFEVDIAVKFLRSGAFDVQNIITIPHAKLIRKLGNLTPDRLSEVEEIILFWLGFKDSDFDEEDED, encoded by the coding sequence CTGCATATTAATCCTAATCGGGGTGACGTTTGGTTAGTCGATTTGGGTTCCGTGGCAAAAGTCAGACCATGCTTAGTTGTAAGTATTCCAGCGTTAGATCGCGATCGTGCCTTAACAACGCTCATTCCACACACGACAAGTTCGCGAGGTTCGAGATTTGAAGTCGATATCGCTGTGAAGTTTTTGCGATCTGGTGCCTTTGATGTACAAAATATCATTACAATTCCTCACGCAAAACTGATCCGTAAACTAGGAAATCTTACTCCAGATCGATTGAGTGAAGTAGAAGAAATAATTCTGTTCTGGTTAGGATTTAAAGATTCAGATTTTGATGAAGAGGATGAGGATTAA
- a CDS encoding transposase yields the protein MPRLSAALITLNEVEQAELQQLLKRKKTPQQIALRAKIIVLAAQGKSHGEIAETLEISNVYEQAPQRALTGEVTLSLDEMTGIQALERTMPNIPMKPGQCERVEFEYTRHGTQSLIASFDVATGRIALASVGATRTEADFAEHVTRSLAQYPTAAKYHLVMDCLNTHQSETLVRLVAGLETTPQELGVKGQSGILKSMETRAQFLADPNHRLVIHYTPKHCSWMNQIEIWFGILVRKLLRRGSFTSTNHLKARIHEFVDYFNITMAKPFKWTYKGKPLTS from the coding sequence ATGCCAAGATTATCCGCTGCCCTAATTACACTCAATGAAGTAGAACAAGCCGAACTACAACAACTACTCAAGCGCAAGAAAACGCCACAACAAATCGCACTCCGAGCCAAAATCATCGTCTTGGCAGCCCAAGGGAAAAGTCACGGTGAGATTGCTGAGACATTAGAAATTAGCAATGTCTACGAACAAGCACCCCAACGTGCGCTGACAGGAGAAGTCACCCTCAGCCTGGACGAAATGACTGGGATTCAAGCACTGGAGAGAACTATGCCAAATATTCCGATGAAACCAGGACAGTGCGAACGTGTAGAGTTTGAATATACTCGACACGGAACTCAATCATTAATTGCCAGTTTCGATGTGGCAACTGGTCGAATTGCGTTGGCCAGTGTGGGCGCAACTCGAACCGAAGCTGATTTCGCCGAGCATGTCACCCGTTCCTTAGCACAATATCCCACTGCCGCAAAATACCATTTGGTCATGGATTGTCTCAATACCCATCAATCCGAGACGCTGGTTAGGCTGGTGGCCGGATTAGAGACAACTCCACAGGAGCTGGGTGTTAAAGGTCAGTCGGGGATTTTGAAGTCAATGGAGACGCGAGCGCAATTTTTAGCCGACCCAAACCATCGGCTAGTGATTCATTACACGCCCAAACATTGTTCTTGGATGAATCAGATTGAGATCTGGTTTGGGATTCTAGTACGGAAATTGTTACGACGCGGTAGCTTTACCAGTACAAATCACTTGAAAGCCCGGATCCATGAGTTTGTGGACTACTTTAACATTACGATGGCCAAACCCTTCAAATGGACTTACAAGGGTAAACCTCTAACCTCTTAG
- a CDS encoding type II toxin-antitoxin system RelE/ParE family toxin encodes MTDRFRLTKPAIQDIEEIADYIAQQSGLEKSEIFLSKLESKFSKIVTFPLLGRKRDEILINIRTIPLDNYLILYLPIGDEIEILRVVSGYRDLSTLFTDVDD; translated from the coding sequence ATGACCGATCGATTTAGACTGACAAAACCAGCAATCCAAGACATTGAAGAGATTGCGGATTATATCGCTCAACAATCTGGTTTAGAAAAGTCAGAAATATTTTTAAGCAAACTAGAATCTAAATTTTCCAAAATAGTCACCTTTCCGCTACTTGGCAGAAAAAGAGATGAAATTTTAATAAATATTCGCACCATACCATTAGACAACTATTTAATTCTCTATCTGCCAATTGGTGACGAGATTGAGATTTTACGAGTAGTTAGTGGTTACAGAGATTTATCTACATTGTTTACTGATGTGGATGATTGA
- a CDS encoding ribbon-helix-helix domain-containing protein, translating to MQVTLPPELELIVSRQLTSGKYQNAIEVIRTAIELLDKQEDIYQGKLGELQQAASIGWEASQRGEVVDGNIAMEQIRSNLKSRYSK from the coding sequence ATGCAAGTTACTCTCCCACCAGAATTAGAACTAATAGTCAGTCGCCAACTAACTAGCGGCAAATATCAAAACGCGATCGAAGTGATTAGAACCGCGATTGAACTCTTAGACAAGCAGGAAGATATTTACCAAGGAAAATTAGGCGAACTGCAACAAGCCGCATCGATCGGCTGGGAAGCATCTCAACGGGGTGAGGTAGTCGATGGTAATATCGCAATGGAGCAAATTAGATCTAATCTTAAATCTCGCTACAGCAAATAG
- a CDS encoding ISAs1 family transposase, whose translation MSKSEFGIAAQSQGFKGVDVSISQRVEKGHHRIENRKVYTVPVSQLPLLYQQDQWSGLQTVVMVVRKSQYWNKTTHEVQFYLTSLLSDANRIGSAIRQHWGIENSVHWTLDVTFDEDKSRIRSLHGPQNFAVLRRLALNALERETSFRRSIRQKSRRTAMNDRYMLAVLSAAVPTSHPSTSACQ comes from the coding sequence TTGTCAAAATCTGAATTTGGAATTGCTGCACAATCACAGGGGTTTAAAGGCGTAGATGTCAGTATTAGTCAGCGGGTGGAGAAAGGACATCATCGGATTGAAAACCGGAAAGTTTACACTGTCCCTGTTTCACAACTACCATTGCTGTATCAACAAGACCAGTGGAGTGGACTGCAAACAGTTGTGATGGTTGTACGCAAGTCTCAGTATTGGAACAAGACCACTCATGAAGTCCAATTTTACCTAACCAGTCTTCTCAGCGATGCCAACCGGATTGGTAGTGCGATTCGCCAGCACTGGGGGATTGAGAATTCTGTCCATTGGACATTAGATGTCACCTTTGATGAGGACAAATCTCGCATTCGTTCTCTCCACGGTCCGCAGAATTTTGCCGTGTTACGTCGCCTTGCACTTAATGCCTTAGAACGTGAGACATCTTTTCGGCGTAGTATTCGTCAAAAGTCCCGGCGAACCGCGATGAATGACCGCTATATGCTTGCTGTCTTATCTGCGGCTGTTCCCACTTCCCATCCAAGCACATCCGCTTGTCAATAG
- a CDS encoding ISNCY family transposase — translation MEPMKLSFGVLIVYLNRAILQMKDPRLASNGTKYTIRDAVLGAFSMFFMQSESFLEHQRHMNSNQGKSNAQTLFGMIKIPTVPQIRNILDEISATALFGVFNHVYQSLRREGHLKPFEYLGGLLVALDGTQYFDSHKLNCKCCSSRTHKNGTVTYFHSAILPVIVAPGQSQVISLAPEFITPQDGHQKQDCEVAAAKRWLKTHAPEFQGQAITLLGDDLYSHQPMCEQVIASGMNFIFTCLETSHTAVYDWLKYLDGIGEVKKLEVKQWNSNSSELYSYQYVNGIPLRDSQPAMKVNWCKLIHTRQSDGEILYENSFITRHELNEQSVPLVAAAGRCRWKTENENHNVLKTKGYHLEHNFGHGQQHLAACLLTLNLLAFLFHTVLHLTDLAYGQIRLKRVTRKGFFQDILSLTKYLLFESWPSLIDFMLYGSASTLVANSS, via the coding sequence ATGGAGCCAATGAAGCTGAGTTTTGGGGTATTGATAGTCTATCTGAACCGAGCAATTCTTCAGATGAAAGATCCGCGCCTTGCCAGCAATGGCACTAAATACACCATCAGAGATGCTGTGTTGGGAGCATTTTCGATGTTTTTCATGCAAAGCGAATCCTTTTTAGAACATCAGCGGCACATGAATAGCAATCAGGGCAAAAGCAATGCTCAGACACTGTTTGGCATGATTAAAATCCCAACAGTGCCGCAAATTCGGAATATCCTGGATGAAATTTCAGCCACAGCACTATTTGGAGTATTCAATCACGTCTATCAGTCTTTAAGACGAGAAGGTCACTTGAAACCGTTTGAATATCTCGGTGGATTACTAGTTGCGCTGGATGGAACTCAGTATTTTGACTCGCACAAACTCAACTGTAAATGCTGTTCGAGCCGTACCCACAAAAATGGCACAGTAACTTACTTCCACAGTGCCATTTTGCCTGTAATAGTTGCGCCTGGGCAATCTCAAGTAATTTCCTTAGCTCCAGAATTCATCACACCTCAAGATGGTCACCAGAAGCAGGACTGCGAAGTGGCAGCAGCTAAACGATGGCTCAAAACTCATGCCCCAGAATTCCAAGGACAAGCAATCACTCTACTCGGAGATGACCTCTACAGTCACCAACCAATGTGTGAACAGGTGATAGCGTCGGGAATGAACTTTATCTTTACCTGTTTAGAAACGTCTCATACTGCTGTTTATGATTGGTTGAAATACTTGGATGGTATTGGCGAGGTGAAAAAGCTAGAAGTGAAACAGTGGAACAGCAATTCAAGCGAATTATATAGCTATCAATATGTGAATGGAATTCCTCTAAGGGACTCCCAGCCAGCAATGAAGGTCAATTGGTGTAAACTAATCCATACCCGCCAATCAGATGGAGAAATATTATATGAAAATTCATTTATTACCCGCCATGAATTAAACGAACAGAGCGTACCTCTGGTTGCTGCGGCTGGTCGATGTCGTTGGAAGACCGAAAATGAAAATCATAATGTGCTCAAAACAAAGGGATATCATCTGGAGCATAACTTTGGGCATGGTCAGCAGCATTTAGCTGCTTGTTTATTGACGCTGAACCTGTTGGCATTCCTTTTTCACACTGTTTTGCATTTAACAGATCTTGCATATGGACAGATTCGTCTCAAGCGTGTTACTCGTAAAGGCTTTTTTCAAGATATCCTCAGTCTTACCAAATATTTACTCTTTGAGAGTTGGCCTTCTTTGATTGATTTCATGCTTTACGGCTCGGCTTCCACTCTGGTCGCCAACTCTTCCTAG
- a CDS encoding SIR2 family NAD-dependent protein deacylase produces MLPDQIHINRIRERLWCGRDIGQASVMIGSGFSRNAVKVYPTAPPFPLWNDLVGELQTRLGSKNSDVIRLGSEYEVVFGRQSLDDLLISLIPDLQYQPDKLHKLLLSLPWSDVFTTNYDTLLERATPFIYDRKYDTVLNHSDLPGRMKPRIVKLHGGFPSHRPFIFTEEDYRSYPKKFAPFVNTVQQSIMENIFCLIGFSGDDPNFLNWIGWVKDNLGDSTPPIYLCGLLNLSASQKQLLATKSIVTIDLSPIFTITEYPDRNIRHARAIEWFLLSLMQGEPSSRLDWPEPPVAKDFKKWEPSIDLPSFPEIKFTPLSWKNPNPHISHHSLNLEEIQDLIKNWKICREAYPDFIICPHALRTRIWIFTDKWVSRLIQSQLLPRLQKSAPIECLSTLHEINQQFQIQKSRKSWRPEWKPSRKA; encoded by the coding sequence TTGCTACCAGACCAAATTCACATCAACCGAATTCGCGAACGGCTCTGGTGTGGCAGAGATATAGGACAAGCTTCCGTGATGATCGGTTCTGGCTTTAGCCGCAATGCTGTAAAAGTTTATCCGACTGCACCGCCATTTCCACTATGGAATGATTTAGTTGGCGAGCTTCAAACACGCTTGGGGTCGAAGAATTCTGACGTTATTCGCTTAGGTAGTGAATATGAAGTCGTATTTGGTAGACAAAGTTTAGACGATCTATTAATATCACTCATTCCAGATCTTCAATATCAGCCTGATAAACTGCATAAGCTACTATTGTCATTACCCTGGTCTGATGTTTTCACTACTAATTATGATACTTTGCTGGAGCGAGCTACGCCCTTTATTTACGATCGTAAGTATGATACGGTCTTAAATCACTCCGATCTTCCAGGCAGGATGAAGCCAAGAATAGTTAAGCTGCATGGTGGTTTCCCTTCGCATCGACCATTTATTTTTACAGAAGAGGATTATCGTAGCTACCCAAAAAAATTTGCTCCATTTGTGAATACTGTTCAGCAGTCCATCATGGAAAATATTTTTTGCTTGATTGGATTTTCAGGAGACGATCCAAACTTCCTCAACTGGATTGGCTGGGTTAAAGATAATTTGGGTGATTCAACTCCGCCTATTTATCTATGTGGATTACTTAATCTATCCGCGTCGCAAAAGCAACTTTTAGCAACTAAAAGTATTGTAACGATAGATCTTTCTCCTATATTCACTATCACTGAATACCCAGACAGAAATATTCGACATGCCAGAGCAATTGAATGGTTTTTGTTGAGTTTAATGCAAGGTGAACCATCTAGTAGGCTGGATTGGCCAGAGCCGCCAGTAGCGAAAGATTTTAAAAAATGGGAGCCAAGTATCGATCTTCCTAGTTTTCCAGAAATAAAGTTTACACCTTTATCATGGAAAAATCCGAATCCACATATCTCGCACCACTCATTAAATCTTGAGGAAATTCAAGACCTTATCAAGAACTGGAAAATCTGTCGAGAAGCATATCCTGATTTTATAATTTGTCCTCATGCTTTAAGAACTCGAATTTGGATTTTCACAGATAAATGGGTATCGAGATTGATTCAATCTCAATTATTACCAAGGCTGCAAAAATCCGCTCCAATCGAATGTTTGTCAACTCTCCATGAGATAAACCAGCAATTCCAAATTCAAAAATCTAGGAAGAGTTGGCGACCAGAGTGGAAGCCGAGCCGTAAAGCATGA
- a CDS encoding ABC transporter substrate-binding protein encodes MVKIANFRRFPICFLLGLILTGVVSCFQSPKTPQLEFWTMQLQPKFNNYFKDAIGKFETANPGIKVHWVDVPWGAMQGKIQAAMGAKTAPDVVNLNPDFAIQLAARNAWLDLDSVLTKGENKQYVPSMWQAGTLNGKAFSLPWYLTTNVTIYNQQLFTKAGVTKPPSTYQELAQVAKQIKEKTGKYAFFTTFVPEDSNDVLESLVQMGVQLVDPQGKAAFNTPAGKAAFAYWVDLYRQGLLPKEALTQGHQQGIQLYQAGETAMLSAGAPFIDTIAKNAPQVAKVSSVAPQISGTNGKKGVAVMNLVIPRTTKTPDAAVKFALFITNASNQLAFAEASDTLPSNVTAVKEYINKLAASKDKSALDRGKSISAQQLAQSEILIPPLKNLDVLKKAIYEDLQAAMLGEKTVEQALSSAATTWDAAGK; translated from the coding sequence ATGGTCAAGATTGCTAATTTTCGTCGTTTCCCGATCTGTTTTTTGTTGGGACTGATCCTCACTGGAGTTGTCAGTTGTTTCCAATCTCCAAAAACTCCCCAGTTGGAATTTTGGACAATGCAGCTTCAACCCAAGTTTAACAACTATTTTAAAGACGCGATCGGTAAATTTGAAACGGCCAATCCAGGTATTAAAGTCCACTGGGTAGATGTGCCCTGGGGAGCGATGCAAGGCAAGATCCAAGCGGCGATGGGCGCGAAAACTGCGCCCGATGTCGTCAATCTCAATCCCGATTTTGCCATTCAATTAGCCGCTAGAAATGCCTGGTTGGATTTGGATTCTGTCTTAACTAAGGGCGAAAATAAGCAGTACGTACCGAGTATGTGGCAGGCTGGTACGCTCAATGGCAAAGCTTTTAGTTTGCCGTGGTATCTGACAACTAATGTGACGATCTACAATCAACAACTATTTACCAAAGCAGGCGTTACCAAACCGCCAAGTACTTATCAAGAATTAGCCCAAGTTGCCAAGCAAATCAAAGAAAAGACAGGTAAATATGCCTTCTTTACCACCTTTGTGCCTGAAGATAGTAACGATGTCCTCGAATCGCTAGTGCAAATGGGCGTTCAGCTCGTCGATCCGCAGGGCAAGGCGGCCTTTAATACCCCTGCGGGTAAAGCTGCCTTTGCCTATTGGGTAGATCTATATCGACAGGGCTTGCTGCCCAAGGAAGCCCTCACTCAGGGGCATCAACAGGGCATTCAACTCTATCAAGCTGGTGAGACGGCGATGCTCTCGGCTGGGGCACCGTTTATCGATACGATCGCCAAAAACGCGCCTCAAGTTGCTAAAGTCTCGTCGGTGGCTCCCCAAATATCCGGCACCAATGGCAAAAAAGGGGTCGCTGTCATGAATCTAGTCATTCCTCGCACTACCAAAACTCCCGATGCCGCAGTTAAGTTCGCGCTATTCATCACTAACGCTAGCAATCAATTGGCTTTTGCCGAAGCTTCTGATACGTTGCCTTCTAATGTCACAGCAGTGAAAGAATATATTAATAAACTAGCAGCCAGTAAAGATAAATCCGCACTCGATCGGGGCAAATCGATTAGCGCGCAGCAATTAGCCCAATCGGAAATTCTGATCCCCCCACTCAAGAATCTCGATGTGCTCAAGAAAGCGATCTATGAAGATCTCCAAGCAGCCATGTTAGGCGAAAAAACCGTAGAACAAGCTTTATCTAGTGCGGCCACTACATGGGATGCCGCAGGAAAATAG
- a CDS encoding cytochrome b/b6 domain-containing protein — protein MTKKIAQFLPYQPLLLRILHGSTGLFLIAAILSAYWTYDTYDRRWGGFLPIYQDIEGIHGTFGLWTLLIFPAFAIYAFHRGQRRLIQPDSLGKLAQVGRPIWWYTLSRITNTLALVALTFALFSGKMMDDTWLPKGELTHFWYYAHLTSWVIMVSAIGLHLLMNARVGGAPLLLSMLTWQFRDKDRPALWLAHLSQWRSGVRQGSWTRWFQPLTATIVLEIAILVSIMAAWIIPLLH, from the coding sequence TTGACTAAAAAGATCGCCCAATTCCTTCCATATCAGCCGCTCCTGCTCCGGATTTTGCATGGCTCCACGGGGCTATTTCTCATTGCCGCCATTCTGAGTGCCTATTGGACTTACGATACTTACGATCGACGCTGGGGTGGCTTCCTACCCATTTACCAAGACATCGAAGGCATCCACGGCACCTTTGGTCTATGGACTTTGCTGATATTTCCAGCATTTGCGATTTACGCCTTCCATCGGGGACAACGGCGGTTAATTCAGCCGGACTCTTTGGGTAAGCTGGCTCAGGTGGGTAGACCGATCTGGTGGTACACCCTCAGCCGCATCACTAATACCCTAGCCCTCGTCGCTTTGACCTTCGCCCTGTTCAGCGGCAAGATGATGGACGATACCTGGCTACCCAAGGGGGAATTAACCCATTTCTGGTACTACGCCCATTTAACTTCATGGGTAATAATGGTAAGCGCGATCGGTCTCCACCTGCTGATGAATGCCAGAGTCGGTGGCGCACCGCTATTACTTTCTATGCTGACTTGGCAGTTCCGCGATAAGGATCGTCCAGCCCTCTGGCTGGCTCATCTTTCCCAGTGGCGATCGGGTGTTCGGCAGGGATCGTGGACGAGGTGGTTTCAACCACTAACGGCAACGATCGTCTTAGAGATTGCGATTTTAGTAAGTATTATGGCTGCTTGGATTATTCCTCTGCTTCATTAG